In Salinibaculum sp. SYNS191, the genomic window CCGGCCCGGGGCGCTGGAGAGCCTGGTCGGTATCCTCTCGGACAACAGCGCGAACATCTACGCCATCCAGCACGACCGGACCTCCCGCGACGTGGCGATGAACGACGCGGAGGTGGAACTCGACCTGGAGACCCGCGGACACGCTCACGTCGAGCAGGTGGTCACGGCGCTCGAAGACCACGGCTACGAGGTCGACGTCCTCGTCTGAGCGACCGCCGCGCCGTCAGTGTCCGTGCGTGGTGTCCCTATGGACGGTGTGGGCGTGTTCCCCGATGGTGACGCCGTCGAGGAAGGCGTCGGCGTCGGCGATACCCTGCTCGCGGAGGCGCTGGATGAACTCGGTGCTGCGGTCGAGTTTCGAGGGGTAGCCCAGTTGCTCGTCGAGGACGATGCGGCGGATTTCCGTGTGGCTGTACCGCTCGTCGGAGAGGTCGCCGCGGTCGACCCACCGGTTGACCGTCTCGATGAAGCGCAGTTCCTGGTTCAGCGAGATGTTGCCCGAGAGTTCGTTCCGGCGGTCGCTTATCTCCTCGACGGTCCGCGGTTCGTCCTCGCGGGTCTGGGGGTTAATCTGGACGACCCAGAGCTCGTCGGGCTTGCGCGCGGGGTCGGTGTGCATCAGGTCGTAGACCGGCGGGTTCTGGGAGAACAGGCCGTCCCAGTGGTAGTGGCCGTCTATCTCGACGGCCTCGAACAGGGAGGGGACGGCGGCCGAGGCGAGGATGGCCGCCGGCGAGACGTTCTCCTCGGTGAAGGTCTCGAACTCGCCGGCGTTGACGTCGACGGTACCCACGACGAGACGGGGACAGTCCGACGTCACGAGGTCGGGGATGCGGTCGAAGTCGACGTGGCGTTCGAGCACGCGGACGAACTCCCGCTTGCCCATGTCCGAGAAGGGCAGGTGGTAGGGGCTGA contains:
- a CDS encoding patatin-like phospholipase family protein, translated to MTTNVAIACQGGGSHTAFTAGVLETVLPHLHAADDCRLVGLSGTSGGAVSALAGWYGYLTGGGEGAVETLRSLWADIAASDPYERLLNEWVVWGSRLQHSAAPTPSLSPYHLPFSDMGKREFVRVLERHVDFDRIPDLVTSDCPRLVVGTVDVNAGEFETFTEENVSPAAILASAAVPSLFEAVEIDGHYHWDGLFSQNPPVYDLMHTDPARKPDELWVVQINPQTREDEPRTVEEISDRRNELSGNISLNQELRFIETVNRWVDRGDLSDERYSHTEIRRIVLDEQLGYPSKLDRSTEFIQRLREQGIADADAFLDGVTIGEHAHTVHRDTTHGH